The Falco peregrinus isolate bFalPer1 chromosome 9, bFalPer1.pri, whole genome shotgun sequence genome includes a window with the following:
- the TPCN2 gene encoding two pore channel protein 2, giving the protein MEVGAGAEAEPLLPPRSWRAGRGLRRAGGGARSAAEDGTGADHDLYINQAVVFIEDAIQYRSINHRVDSKSLWLYRWYYSRTCQWILSLTITVILALAFIEKPSSLTITSDVRYRLPAWNPPCGLTESIELICFLVFVVDVSVKSYLIGWEEFWKNKWLMAYILTLIVSLADWIVSLSFFCTEDVRIRRILRPFFLLQNSSMMKKTLKSINSTLPEMASVVLLLAVHLSLFTMFAMLLFARTKDGQQDKEWVVYFRNLPDSLTTLLVLLTTANNPDVMIPAYSKNRAYSIFFILFTVLGNLFLMNLLTAIIYNQFRGYLLKSVQSSLFRRRLGIRAAFEVLSSLKETPGNAQQSCVSVGALLQVLQKVEMDSRCQQAIMRSLKTCSCDQLSAAQFQKLFEELDKDAIKQHPPGPEYQSHFMQKMQFAFGHPYFGYLGNVVALANIVSICVVLVMDADKQPSERDDFFLGAINCFFILYYLLEMMLKILAMGLKRYLSYPSNRFDGLLTVILLVLEIATFAVYGFPHPGWRPEFMGLLSLWDMVRLVNMLIVFRFLRIIPNMKFMALVVTTLLDLVKNLRAFAGILVVVFYAFAITGIMLFKGAVVPLGNMSAVNTTYNNGTLQCGTYEQLEYWPNNFDDFAAAVVTLWDVMVVNNWQVFLEAFSRYSSPWAKIYFVAWWLISSVIWVNLFVALLLENFIHKWDRRCHREPLSDIEYQRTVELMFRDVLEEPTEEELMEKLHQHPHLHLCR; this is encoded by the exons GTACTGGAGCTGATCATGACCTTTATATAAACCAAGCTGTAGTATTTATTGAAGATGCAATACAG TATCGATCTATAAATCACCGTGTGGACTCCAAATCCCTGTGGCTTTATCGATGGTACTATTCAAGAACTTGCCAGTG GATTTTGAGTTTAACCATTACTGTAATCCTGGCATTGGCTTTTATTGAAAAGCCTTCTTCGCTTACTATCACGTCAGATGTACGATACCGCCTTCCTGCGTGGAATCCTCCGTGTGGCCTAACAGAAAGCATTGAGCTGATTTGCTTTCTGGTGTTCGTGGTTGATGTATCCGTGAAG agtTACTTAATTGGATGGGaagaattttggaaaaataaatggctaATGGCTTACATACTGACATTAATTGTTTCTCTTGCTGATTGGATTGTATCGCTAAGCTTTTTCTGCACAGAG GATGTGAGGATAAGAAGAATTCTTcgtcctttctttctccttcagaatTCTTCTatgatgaaaaaaacattaaaaagcatcAACAGCACATTGCCTGAAATGGCAAG TGTTGTTCTACTACTAGCTGttcatctctctctctttaccATGTTTGCCATGCTGCTGTTTGCTCGAACAAAG GATGGCCAGCAGGATAAGGAGTGGGTGGTGTATTTCCGGAATCTGCCAGATTCACTGACGACATTGCTGGTCCTACTAACTACTGCAAATAATCCTGATG TAATGATTCCGGCATATTCTAAGAATCGAGCATATTCCATCTTCTTCATACTCTTCACCGTATTAG GCAACTTGTTTCTGATGAACTTGCTTACAGCAATAATATACAACCAGTTTCGAGGATATCTTCTG AAATCGGTTCAGTCTTCCCTCTTCAGGAGGCGACTGGGAATTCGGGCTGCGTTTGAAGTGCTGTCTTCCCTGAAAGAGACTCCTGGTAATGCACAACA gTCGTGTGTCAGTGTTGGAGCCTTACTACAAGTGCTGCAGAAAGTTGAAATGGATTCTCGCTGCCAGCAAGCCATCATGAGA TCACTCAAAACATGCTCCTGTGATCAGCTGTCAGCTGCCCAGTTTCAGAAGCTCTTTGAAGAACTAGACAAAGATGCTATTAAGCAA CATCCTCCCGGTCCAGAGTACCAATCCCATtttatgcagaaaatgcagtttgcCTTTGGCCATCCCTACTTTGGCTACTTGGGGAATGTTGTCGCCCTTGCAAACATTGTTTCTATCTGT GTGGTTTTGGTGATGGATGCAGATAAGCAGCCATCTGAAAGAGATGACTTCTTCCTGGGG GCTATCAACTGCTTCTTCATCCTGTACTATCTGCTGGAAATGATGCTGAAAATCTTAGCGATGGGCTTGAAAAGATACTTGTCATACCCAAGCAATAGATTTGATGGACTTCTGACTGTAATTCTGCTG GTTTTGGAGATTGCAACTTTTGCTGTGTATGGATTTCCTCATCCTGGTTG GAGACCAGAGTTCATGGGTTTATTATCCCTGTGGGATATGGTGCGATTGGTGAACATGTTAATTGTGTTCAGGTTCCTGCGGATTATTCCTAATATGAAG tTCATGGCTTTGGTCGTTACTACATTGCTGGACCTGGTAAAAAACTTAAGAGCCTTTGCAGGAATCCTTGTG GTGGTTTTCTATGCATTTGCTATAACTGGCATAATGCTATTTAAAGGTGCTGTTGTTCCCTTGGGAAATATGAG TGCTGTCAATACAACATATAATAATGGCACTCTGCAGTGTGGGACCTACGAACAGCTGGAATATTGGCCAAACAATTTTGATGACTTTGCT GCAGCGGTGGTGACCCTCTGGGATGTGATGGTGGTGAACAACTGGCAAGTCTTTTTGGAAGCATTTTCAAGATATTCAAGTCC GTGGGCTAAGATCTATTTTGTAGCTTGGTGGTTGATCTCCTCTGTCATCTGGGTTAACCTCTTCGTAGCTTTACTCCTAGAG AACTTTATTCACAAGTGGGACCGTCGCTGTCATAGAGAACCTCTTTCAGATATTGAATACCAGAGGACAGTTGAACTAATGTTCAG aGATGTTTTGGAAGAGCCTACAGAGGAAGAGCTGATGGAAAAACTGCACCAGCATCCACACCTGCACTTATGTAGGTGA